A section of the Candidatus Nitrosacidococcus sp. I8 genome encodes:
- a CDS encoding YncE family protein codes for MKQRSLSLALGITLLSSFIPYAQGEILAMLNYESKPDNPVRKEGLAIIDVDPQSANFGKMIMDIPLPHDLVAHHIFYNQDLSKAYITALGKSTLHILDMKQSPYRMKTVGTPTCQVQEDMVFTKDNKTWYLSCMGSSTIVVGDATTDKPIKTIQTPPSGKPYLRYPHGLDLNEKIDRILATNTIRPDGQEPGEVVTVIEASTGKILSNHKVSHKPSPAGAAPVEAIFVPNSNPPLAYINNWLDGTTWSAVWNESKKAFDFQQVIDFAPLKQAVPLEIYPNPKQNQLFITTANPGYFNIFDVKDPQKPKLIKAIAAAPGSHHVGFSPDGHYAFVQNSFINLPEMRDGSITVIDLKEGKAIKQINTLKNQGFNPNCIVLLPQWMKDNPMSH; via the coding sequence ATGAAACAACGCTCTTTATCTTTAGCGTTAGGAATAACGCTTCTAAGTAGTTTTATCCCCTATGCTCAAGGGGAAATTCTAGCTATGCTCAATTATGAATCAAAACCAGATAATCCGGTACGTAAAGAGGGATTAGCCATTATTGATGTAGATCCTCAATCTGCAAATTTTGGCAAAATGATTATGGATATTCCCCTACCTCATGACTTAGTTGCTCACCATATTTTTTACAATCAAGATTTAAGCAAAGCTTATATCACTGCCCTAGGTAAGAGCACCCTTCATATATTAGATATGAAACAATCTCCTTATCGGATGAAAACAGTAGGGACCCCTACCTGCCAAGTACAAGAAGACATGGTATTTACCAAAGATAATAAAACTTGGTATTTAAGCTGTATGGGATCAAGTACCATTGTAGTAGGAGATGCTACTACAGATAAACCCATTAAAACTATTCAAACCCCACCTTCTGGCAAGCCTTATCTTCGCTACCCCCATGGGTTGGACCTTAATGAAAAAATCGATCGGATTTTAGCTACCAATACTATTCGCCCAGATGGTCAAGAACCGGGGGAGGTAGTGACTGTAATTGAAGCCAGTACCGGGAAAATACTCTCTAATCATAAAGTTTCCCATAAACCTTCTCCTGCAGGAGCTGCACCGGTAGAGGCTATTTTTGTCCCTAATAGTAACCCCCCTCTTGCTTATATTAACAACTGGCTAGATGGAACCACTTGGTCTGCGGTGTGGAATGAAAGCAAGAAAGCATTTGATTTCCAGCAGGTAATTGATTTTGCTCCATTGAAGCAAGCAGTGCCTTTAGAAATTTATCCTAACCCAAAGCAAAACCAGCTTTTTATTACGACCGCAAACCCCGGTTATTTCAATATTTTTGATGTAAAAGATCCTCAAAAACCTAAACTAATTAAAGCAATTGCAGCTGCTCCTGGATCTCATCATGTGGGCTTTTCTCCAGATGGTCATTATGCTTTTGTCCAAAATAGTTTTATTAATTTACCTGAAATGCGCGATGGCTCTATTACAGTGATTGATTTAAAAGAAGGTAAAGCTATTAAACAGATCAATACCTTAAAAAATCAAGGATTTAATCCAAATTGTATTGTGCTTTTACCTCAGTGGATGAAAGACAACCCCATGTCACATTAG
- a CDS encoding SMI1/KNR4 family protein: MAPNVLESLNSGVTDEEIHHLESVLGAQLPDDFIVFYKIHNGQISEGPSFIDCEEWLSFEGIEYQWKVWKELLDGGAFSEGDFKSSPDIEVKNDWWHPCWIPITYDGSGNHYCLDLVPTKEGNHGQIIRMWHDDDIRPLIASSFTAWIEDYKNKLIRGQLIYSEDYFGIIDEEELEN, translated from the coding sequence ATTGCCCCTAATGTTTTAGAGAGTTTAAATAGTGGGGTAACTGATGAGGAAATTCACCACTTAGAAAGTGTGTTAGGGGCTCAATTGCCTGATGATTTTATTGTATTTTATAAAATTCATAATGGGCAAATCTCAGAGGGTCCGAGCTTTATTGACTGTGAAGAGTGGCTATCATTTGAAGGCATTGAATATCAATGGAAAGTTTGGAAAGAGCTTTTAGATGGGGGTGCTTTTTCAGAGGGTGATTTTAAATCAAGCCCAGATATAGAAGTGAAAAATGATTGGTGGCATCCTTGCTGGATTCCTATTACTTATGATGGTTCTGGGAATCACTATTGTCTAGACTTAGTGCCTACAAAAGAGGGTAACCACGGGCAAATTATTAGAATGTGGCATGATGATGATATTCGCCCTTTGATCGCCTCATCATTTACAGCATGGATAGAGGATTACAAAAATAAATTAATTCGTGGGCAATTAATCTATTCTGAGGATTATTTTGGCATTATTGATGAAGAAGAACTAGAGAATTAA
- a CDS encoding NnrS family protein — translation MSSQKSKRLFSADIFFFPLAAFFAATVIPTWLIVLQGWVSLPNHHWHGHEMLFGYGLAVVCGYLINRVSLLSISILLLSWIGARLGALHLLNIGVLSILPNLIFVGFAISLIAPPFIKAAKKLENKVFGPLFIAMGICELIYQLGEINVLPFGISPFILLITVDLFSLLLFLMGGRILAPGIAGHFYRKGYFLEARVQPKIERTAIVIIIAMTFFDLIPKATMVSGVLAFVAAGAIVIRIFRWKVWGIMDQPHLWIPVLGYTWLTLGFCLKGWIQTTGNPFPIVDGIHGVTIGALGTLTLTIMARTRLQRSKQELEDFKDIKQAALLISLAALLRLATPLVPSYTMVFLWCSALAWCVAFIFLFCKLIQISYKELNPS, via the coding sequence ATGAGCAGTCAAAAATCCAAACGCTTATTTTCAGCAGATATATTTTTCTTCCCCCTTGCTGCCTTTTTTGCCGCAACTGTTATTCCCACTTGGTTGATAGTGTTACAAGGATGGGTTTCTCTCCCAAATCATCATTGGCATGGTCATGAAATGCTGTTTGGCTATGGACTAGCGGTAGTGTGCGGCTACTTAATTAACCGAGTTTCCCTACTAAGCATAAGCATACTGTTATTAAGCTGGATTGGTGCTCGATTAGGGGCATTACATTTACTAAATATAGGGGTTCTTTCTATTCTGCCTAATTTAATCTTTGTAGGATTTGCTATTTCTCTAATCGCTCCCCCTTTTATAAAAGCAGCTAAGAAACTAGAAAATAAAGTTTTTGGTCCTTTATTTATTGCCATGGGGATTTGTGAATTGATTTACCAGCTAGGGGAAATTAATGTTCTACCCTTTGGTATTAGCCCATTTATCTTACTTATTACCGTAGATTTATTTAGCTTATTATTATTTCTTATGGGAGGACGAATTCTAGCTCCTGGCATTGCTGGGCATTTTTATCGGAAGGGATATTTCCTTGAAGCAAGAGTTCAGCCTAAAATTGAGCGAACCGCTATTGTGATTATCATTGCTATGACTTTTTTTGATCTCATTCCAAAAGCAACGATGGTCTCTGGGGTGCTTGCTTTTGTGGCTGCCGGTGCAATCGTGATTCGTATCTTCCGCTGGAAAGTATGGGGTATTATGGACCAGCCTCATTTGTGGATTCCTGTGCTAGGTTATACTTGGCTTACCTTAGGTTTTTGTCTTAAGGGCTGGATTCAAACGACAGGTAATCCTTTTCCTATTGTTGATGGAATTCATGGCGTTACCATTGGTGCTTTAGGTACCTTAACCTTAACCATTATGGCACGTACTCGATTGCAAAGAAGTAAACAAGAGCTAGAGGATTTTAAAGATATTAAGCAAGCTGCGTTACTTATTAGTTTAGCTGCCTTATTACGATTAGCGACTCCTTTAGTGCCTTCCTATACAATGGTATTTTTATGGTGTTCAGCACTCGCATGGTGTGTTGCTTTTATTTTTCTATTCTGTAAGCTTATTCAAATTAGTTATAAAGAGCTTAATCCTTCTTAG